Part of the Juglans regia cultivar Chandler chromosome 14, Walnut 2.0, whole genome shotgun sequence genome, TCGAGACAATGATTTTGCATGGCAAAACCAAGTTTGCAACGTGTCTTTCCAATTGCGGTCAATCGGAATACCAAAGATAGCTCCAAAATAACGCCAAACTGCATTGGCAATTTCACCtgcaaacaaaacatgattttgatcttcaTAATGACTATTAgcacaataatcacaataatcACAACGTGAAATAATAGGAATGCCAATACAGCGAAGATGATGATCTACACTCAAGGCCATATTCCAAGCTTTCCACATATTGATGGACATTTTAAGaggaagattcttatgccacatccaagaatGCCCTTCAAGAGTGTCTCCCCTGATACAAACATAATCCCAAGCCGACTTGGTAGAAAACAGGCTGTTATCCTTTTTGGTCCAAATCAACAAATCTAGACccggtttatttttaaaaatatcctcTAAGATGCCGTCAAGATTATTCGGGCCCACTGGCTGAAGAATAAGATCCACATCCCaattatttgataatttgcAATCCTTAACTTTAAGAAAAGGATTACCCACAATTTGCATATCATTAAATTTGCATGCCAgaagaaaacattttcatcCTTAAGGCGCCACTTAGTATTATTCAAGACCACGGGAAGGGTTttagcaatcattttccaaaaccttgtTCCCCTAGTTGAGTCAATCAGAGACCAAGGCTTAAGagtaataaaaacaatataattatccATTTATCACACTCCCAACTAActttttgctagtctctagcaaataaAGTGAATGAAATCATACAAAAGAGACATTACGAACTACAACTAtagaaaatctgaaaatctCATGCCATAAAATAAACTTGTTGAGTTTAAGAACACTGGAGATAGATTAGTCTTAATTTTAGTATCAACTGAGAGATTTATACACCATTTAGTTAATCAACCAAGAGAATTACATGTAACAAAGTTTGTTTTCCTTCAAGTGCATGGGAGTAAGGTTAGAATTCCAAGATCAACTACCAAGAGGCATTAACAGCTTCAATCACGGCAGCTAATATGAGCTAACCACATGGTCTTACTCTAATTCAAAACCATTGTAGTGTCGGTTTTAACGCTATCACACTTTAAAAGGCACCTACTTTCTTATTTAGTAAGGATCCCGATAATAGGCAGTATTTTCCAATACACAAATGTAAACCATGTTTGAAAACTTtcttgtttcatttattttctttcattttatctctatttctttttttctttttttatcaacttttgATTTGATCATTGGCTTGTTCCTTTTCTCATTTAATTCACTTCAGATTTCTTCCTAAGCCATTAGGATATGATTCGTTAGAGTTCCAAATAATCGAAGTGTAAATCAACAAATAATGACCCAATGTAATCTTTCTAAGCATTCTGGGCATGTGTTGTGTGTGTTTTAGCAAAACTTTTGACATCTTTTCCTTGGTTtagcaattaaataaaatggatAAGTTTCCCTTTTGACCTATACTCAGATTTGCACTACATTCTACATATTCCATGACCtcaacaaatcattttccaattcAACAAATTTTTCAGCAAGTAAACTTCAAGAATAGGGAATTTGATTTGCTTTGAACTCATTACTAGCACTCCCCCAAGGTGGACCAACATATGTCAtgcaaatagaaaaataaattatctttcACCCCCAACTTGATTGTAGCATTGTCTTTAATGAtacaagagaaatgaaagaatttacatgaagagagatgttaaggGGCAAAACAGCTAAAAGAAGAACCAAGTAGTCAAAgaagaattgaaggaaaaaggaaaaggaagtaCCTGGATAGCTTTGAAAGGAATGCTgccagaaagaaaaaataaaaactaaagaacaaaagaaaacaatgaaagGAAATGGACATATCAAGAAACCATTAATTAGAATCAAGTAAATGTAGAATAGATTCCTCAAGTGTAAAGTTAGAAATAAAAAGCTTGAGCCTTTGACCATTAACCTTAAAAATGTTGCCATTGAGAGGATTCATTATCTCTATAGCATCATGGGAAAAACAGTTTGTACCACATAAGACCCACTCCACCGAGACCTTAACTTACCAGTAAACAAGTGTAACCGAGAGTTGTACAATAATACTTGTTGATTAGGTTCAAAAGTCTTACGTTGGATGTGTTTATCATGGAAgttcttcattctttctttgGACAACTTAGAGTTGTTGTAGGCATCCATCATCAACTCATCCAACTCAGACAGCTGCAATTTCCTCACACAACCAGCTTCATCAATGTTAAAATTTCATTGCTTAATGGCCCAATACGCACTATGTTCTGGCTCTACAGGCAAATGACAAGCCCTACCATACACTAGTCTATATGGAGGCATGCCCAAAATGGTTTTAAAGGCTATTCTATAAACCCACAAGGCATTAGAAAATCTCATTGACCAATCCTTCCTATTTGGGCTAAGGATGTTTTTAATTTCCCTATTTGCTAGTTCAGATTGTCCATTAGTTTGAGGATGATAGAGAGTAGCAATTTTATGATGGATACTATACCTCTTCATTAAGGTCGAGAAATGCTTGTTACAAAAATAGGTGTCATTATCACTGATTATGGCTTTAGGCATGCCAAACCttgcaaaaatgttttctttcaaaaattttaaaacaatttgatGATCATTAGATTTGCAAGGGGCTACCTAAACCCACTAATATGGGTTGCATAGGCATcatatttttcctaattttttacAAGGTTCACAAGTTTTACAAAAACCAAAAGCATTATTGAACATAGTTGGCCAATAAAATCTACTACGAAGAATTTTAGGCACTGTTTTGTAGCTGAAAAATGTCCACCACAAGCTTCCGTATGGAATAATAATTTAGTGTTAGGAAGATTTTAGGTTTAGgaattataagttattttagttgtttaggttttaaataaaatcacatgtttaattagaaacttatgcaaattacgtgtttaattttataggcgaccgattacgTGCCGAAAATAATGGATTAGCGCTataaggtaagtagcatgatcatattctTACACGTATATACAGTAAACTgcttgtattttataaaaatattatgcatgtataccctttattggaagcccctttttatgtagcccaatcatgatatatttatgaaaattcatgattttatgtaaatatttatgcattaaattcatgattttatgaaagaaattaTGCATTAAaggatttatgaaaagtcatgattttatgtgggagttatgcatgaaaataatttatgaaagtCATGCATGATATTAGGTGAAggtttatatttattaaaaatcatgattttatatgagaaaacatatatcacgacatttatgaaagaatgtgatttcttttaaaatatatgatatgatatgatatgacaagatgTGACAAAGTATGCatgcgatttcttttgaaatctatgatatgacaagtatacaagtatgattatgaggaaatatgaatgataagatatgtaacagcttatgttatgatatgaagacggtacctatgttGTGGGCATATTATATTGTCAGATCGTGCATGTTAGTAGTGCATtcagtatgtcttccttatgtatggattccataacccgcggccacgggcagaatcagaatctatttaaattcactaaccctaactcacgggggtcaataGTGGGAATCGGCTTatgataagtaaaagataaattcatgttaatgttatttacgtatgtatttatgagtatgcatgcTTTCCAAgtaaccttatgtttattatgtttactgtatgatgtgttactttttgagtattcgactcatttttatatatttttatatttttttaaaccacctcaagtgatgacatttatgaggatgagattATAGGCCAAGACTTGACCCAAGGGAGGCGAGGTAGAGGCCTAGacaaattatgttattattagttttatggttaaggtttaaataaattattttgataagcacatgagattctcatatttttttataagtgtttcCGCAGactctattttagattttaagtatttattaaattttgttttatttatggaatcttttgcATCTGGCGCGTggctaaaaagaaaatttttgttcAAGTTTAGTAATAACACACTGACTccctaaaaattttaaaatgtcttTATCAAAAAGTGAGGTGTTACAAAGATCGATTTTAGCATTAAAAagatataacactacttgacaAATGACACAAGCACCATATCCATCAAGACCAAATGCTTTGAAAGGGTCCATTTGGAAAAAAAGTTGTTTCAATTTCCTTCCTTGATAGCACTCAACGTGCTAGTATAAACATGTCATAAGTAATTTATAGTGCATAAGTCATTGTACACGtgttatagtataagtataaaataatatgcaattACACCttgtaaattataattgtaaatcACAATATAAGTAGGATGGTATATGAATCAGTTCATACAATTATGCGCATGATACTTGTTCAGTCAAACTAAAACTAAACTCGacttataaggaaaaaaaaaaaaaactcattcatagAAGTTGAGATTCGCTCTATTAGTAAATGATGCATGCTCAATTATGCTTGACTCAACTTGCTTAAGACCGTTAAGACTCACTCATTTATGTCCAACtcagtttattaatttgattcgGTTAAAACTCGTTCATATatctttgaatatatatatatatatatatttataagtttttctaTGTATTCTATATTTAACATGTGACCCAATTACTTATGCCTAGTCATATGCTTATAGATTGAATATAATccatagttttatatatatatatatatatatatatatatatatatacacacacacaaacacactaGTATTTAGAAACAATAtatgaagaaattatatatactattgtATAATGTGTATACTACCACACATACTATGTTGCTATTGCAAAACTCATATTATATGCATTACTAATAATTAACTTGTGTAGACATACAACGTATGATTATTGAGAATAAATATCGACTCAACTGGTTACATATTGAAATGGATAAGTTATATCAAATGCTTATAATTAGTCTATAGTCATAGttacacattattatttttcagtttttttattcGACTTGGTTCGATTAAATCCCTGAttatagttaattaaataaaataaaataattatgattttattaatgaagttgATAACTACAATATTCCATTTTTAGTCACGATAAAATCATAGtattttaacataatatataaattagattACTAACTTATtgttcagatgattttttttatgtatttactgtgacatgatttattaaaaatataaaaaaaattatattcaaattaaaatgaggtaaagaaatataaagagaaaaaaatattgaaaatctatattttctctatccctcctttaaaaataaaggaaaattttatataacatattaatatCTCACTTTTATTCCATTAAgtaagatgtgatatatttattattatcaaataatattttattatatgattctttatcatctaatagtaacaaatattttatatactatttaatataattaaaataagataagaaaattgtgtataatattatttaaaaattaaaaccatctTTACGTgctaattaagtaataaaagtagcattatttaaaaggaaaaaagagatcaAGTTCGGCTAGAGGTTTTGTAGGACTAGGGGTTTGATGACCGATATTCCAAACTTGAGTCGTTCGACTCGTTCCTCCAAATTTCAAATGAACTCGGCCTTCTCAGACGACGAGGACCTTCCCTACCTATTCTCCGAGCATCGCCTCAAGCTTGAGCTCATGGCCGCTGAAGACCTCGACTCCGACCTCGATCTCGCCTTTCGTATCCAACTCGAAGAAGCCCTTGCTGCCTCTCTCGCCTTCCATCCCTCCGCTTCTACTTCGACCTCCTCAGATTTCTTTGTTGACTCGCATCTCACCTCCGAAAGCGACGGTTTTTCCAAAATTTCCGGTCTCCAATCCGAAGAGCTCGCAAGGTTCGAACAAGAAGTCAAGGATCTCGAAGCAAGTGGGGCGGAAGTTCTCAGATTAACTGGGGAACTTCGCCGTCAGATCCACCATGAGAGGGTCGCGCGCCAGATTCTGAGAATTCAGGAGGAGGATTGGAGGGACTGGGCCGATAATTACGAAAAGCCCCTTGACTACGGGGAGGGGTCCTCGAAATCAAGGAGCCTGGCGGAGAGCGACGAAATTTTCGGATTATACTTTAAAGGGATCGTGATCGAGGAGAGGGTTAGGGGTGAGAAAACTGTATTGGCAGGAATAGGCGTGGCTATCTGCGATTCGAGAGGGAATCTGATATTGGAAGTGAGGAAGCCATTGTTGGGAAACGGAATGAGCAAGAACGCTGCGGCTGCCAAGGCTTTGATCGAGGGGCTTAATGCAGCTCTGGGTCTGGAGTTGAAGCGGATAACCATTTATTTCGACTACTACCCGCTTTACCAATTTGTAAGTCTCCCTTCGCCTTGTTGGTTGTGGAGTGTGAGTTGGGACTTCAAGAGCTTCTTTATCTTTACATGTTTATATATCCCTGTAGGAATAGATTATGACTTCCAAGATGCTAAAGTAACAATATCATGTCCCAGGATTCAAGCAAAATACTGTTATTATGTGACTCTTATCCAATTAAGACACCATAAGTCTTTTTCTTGGATTATTTGTGTGGGCTCTGacttactcataaaaaaaattgtgtgggCTCTGACTTGGCCTTTCATAGTatgtacatacatacacattAGGAAGTCTTGGAGTGAGatattgatatgatatgttgggATGCGTTCTCGACCCAAGATCAGGATACTGCCTCAACTTAAATAAAAGCCTGTGCTTTGGGgcctaataataataagatggcAAACGCTCACTCTTGTGACTGCTTAAACATCTACTATTACAAGTGTACATTCcaataaatctatatatatgctattGTTGTAGGGGTTACCAGTAAACTGATAAAAAAGCTTTTCATTGTATCTTTTGTAGCAATAATTTTTGTGTGATGATAATTACTTCATAAGTTTTTTATGCAAAggattgaatattttaaattgtggAGTTCATGCAGTTCTttaattctcaaaactttttattatatttactaaGGCTGTGGCATGgacttaaattttattatacacTCTGATTGAGGTTGTCGACGTTGTACTTTATACATGCAGATTATTGGGAGATGGCTACCAAAACAGCGCAAGATTTCAGCACTGGTAGATGAGGTGACTACTCTTGAagagaaatttatatatttcaaccCCAAATTGGTGGCACGAAATGATATTAGATATGCATTTGAACTTGCAAGAGATGCAATAGTGTCTCAAGTTAGCACTCCTGCAGAATCAAGCCAGGCAAAGAATCTGACTAAGAATTGTGTAATTTGTTTGGAAGATACTGATATTGATCGGATGTTTTCAGTCGATGGCTGTCTGCACCAgtattgtttttcttgtatgaAACAGCATGTGGAAGTGAAGTTGCTTCATGGGATGGTGCCTAAATGCCCTCACGAAGGCTGTAAATCTGAGCTTGTAGTTGAAAGCTGCAGAAAGTTCTTGACACCCAATGCAATAGACACCTTTAGCCAACGACTAAGGGAAGCTTCAATTCCTGTGACAGAAAGAGTTTATTGCCCACATCCAAGATGCTCAACTTTAATGTCAAAAAGTGGTGTTTTAGAATATGCCAAAGATTTTCTGGATGTTGAACGAACTGGAGCCAGGAAATGCATGAAATGTCATGGCCTGTTTTGTATCACTTGCAAGGTCCCTTGGCACAGTAACATGAATTGCCATGATTACAAAATGCTGAATCCTCATCCCCCTTCAGAAGATGTGAAGCTGAAGTCTCTTGCAACAAGGAATCTATGGCGCCAATGTGTGAAGTGCAACCATATGATTGAACTTGCTGAAGGTTGCTTCCACATGACTTGCAGGTATTCCCCATTCCTCCAACTGGACCCGAGTTGTTGAAGTTTCTCTTTCAATACTTGTACCCTAGCATCTTAGTTATTCATATTACAATCCACTGGAGACATTTTTGGCTTGAAgactaaactcattttaggtagCAAAATTTGTGAGGGAAGAAGAATATGTGCCTGATCCAAAAAAATATGTGCCTGATCCAAAAAAATATGTGCCTTACCCTTTGAGGATCTTAATGCCATAACTagggttgtgtttttttttccccaaattAATTGCTTGCTTGACACTGATCAGCATACGCTATTAAGGTGCTGAgtagtttgtttttttcccttacaACCTAAGGAATGGGAGACTTGTGAGGACAGTTCCTTGTAAAAACAGATTTTAGTTGGATTCACATCTTAATCGGTTAAATGATCATCATACTGTTCTCTCTTAACTCAAATTCTAATGGGCAGAGTTTATAAGGATAGCTATGTATTTAAACAAGAATCTTAAAAAAAGAACACGTGTTTATACAAATTGTAGTGGCAATGATAACGCTTTAAGAAAAAGTGTTTGTCTGTGCACTGAGGACCTAAGTCAGAGGCATCGGAAGAACAAGGTAAGAAATAAAAGGCTTTATTGTCTTGGATCCTATAGCATAAAAGGATTGCTTCATAGGTTTTACTACACAAAATAGGGGAAAACGAGAtttaggggaggtttggatagtgagttgagatgaaatgagttgagatgaaagttgaaagttgaataaaatattttttttataagtaaaaatattatatatatcaaaaggagaaaccaagttCACTTGAATGTATACAAAAAAACACtttgcccaaaatgacccaaaaagcccagaAAACACCAGACCCGACCCCAACCCTTTGTTTCCCATAGAATTAAAACTCTACCCAAACACCcaacccaaccccaaccccttgattctcgtcttcacaatgccctccctttggacttccctctagttgagctaccacccttagcgtcgtaattgattgcccaagaaagacgtTGTAACTCCCTACTTTTCTTGAAACATGGTTTGGTTTCAAGCGTgtggcttgcctcaatcgcagtgattagttctttaaattggtcttcacatcctccatgtaaAATTTCAACAAACTGCTGAATCTtgttaactttaggcagaatcTAGTctgctattggaggaagagagactaGGGGAGCAATGttatccccagacacagtaTCCAATTGCACTCTCGACTCTAGACATTCCTCTACACAAGGCATCAATGCCAAACCCATTGGTTCTCcagcaactccattggttctctccaatggtatcagggtccccattggagattctggggtGATAGTGgatcctacatctccttcaggCCTCGGCAGTACACCATTTTCTTTCAACTCTTATgagggagccatagtttcttcGGGGACCAAGGGTGTAATATCGACTATCTGTCTATCATGTGTTACATGAggcgaatgacattccattaTTGATGTCTCTATGCCGATACCTGATGTAGACCCCGCTTCAAATAAcccagatttccttttgacTCGCCATACTCTCCTAGATCTGGTTATGAGGATAGGGCTGAATCCAATCTTCTGTTTTCCTTTATCTGAGTTTAAAAGA contains:
- the LOC108989644 gene encoding uncharacterized protein LOC108989644, with the protein product MTDIPNLSRSTRSSKFQMNSAFSDDEDLPYLFSEHRLKLELMAAEDLDSDLDLAFRIQLEEALAASLAFHPSASTSTSSDFFVDSHLTSESDGFSKISGLQSEELARFEQEVKDLEASGAEVLRLTGELRRQIHHERVARQILRIQEEDWRDWADNYEKPLDYGEGSSKSRSLAESDEIFGLYFKGIVIEERVRGEKTVLAGIGVAICDSRGNLILEVRKPLLGNGMSKNAAAAKALIEGLNAALGLELKRITIYFDYYPLYQFIIGRWLPKQRKISALVDEVTTLEEKFIYFNPKLVARNDIRYAFELARDAIVSQVSTPAESSQAKNLTKNCVICLEDTDIDRMFSVDGCLHQYCFSCMKQHVEVKLLHGMVPKCPHEGCKSELVVESCRKFLTPNAIDTFSQRLREASIPVTERVYCPHPRCSTLMSKSGVLEYAKDFLDVERTGARKCMKCHGLFCITCKVPWHSNMNCHDYKMLNPHPPSEDVKLKSLATRNLWRQCVKCNHMIELAEGCFHMTCRCGNEFCYNCGAEWKNKQATCSCPLWVEDHIWLEQDRHFDEEEEEEHEDDEYYDSDLDYY